A part of Aegilops tauschii subsp. strangulata cultivar AL8/78 chromosome 2, Aet v6.0, whole genome shotgun sequence genomic DNA contains:
- the LOC109733491 gene encoding uncharacterized protein, whose protein sequence is MSRPEDIEIQAKNIDAAAAEIIGVLEDTSKGNVIYFDGWRGFGASAALKVVAQRLKSSKSKFDKVIHVDCSVWKSMRALQKAVAEELKLPQCVMASFDRCDEEDDFNGIDECSRGVIEDINREIFEKLYYSRFVVIFHNGSRTYIDFYECGLPVIPFLRNKVLWTWRGRFRLGLVPVMIDQEELAKASMQTNVFLYSSREHEEVVREEAEEVAKCTRFAEPGYLNHKVVSQCVMYGWLLRRITSAIGLDLDAHGPNYWVCDGIIQGQGNTSAWEIGNSLQRNMPLDWMRKNPKDTIYLADLLKRNNDLDDGRWVYITHKEPGWSDTVLAPVVTSFFLYADESPTNTIPMLPVSMFQHSQSSKLRVLHLSHCTFSFASPPFFNCVQLRLLHLDHCRNNIGKEKHPSPNESISCFQKLWVLDLRYTEWYWLLSEKMKTVMVELREFNVEGVKHGSISDLCGGRPSLVILRVTADPVHTENEDTNNQAQFPNMSSTNSVTIPSYINNVLPPWLESFSFINKAATDAKISSISFRGCSQLKNILLRGNLGSLEELDLSGTLVKTLDLREVESLNLKCLMLLDCEKLRAILWPPEDKRRWVLEKLQINTVQSAPPSQNNWEEKIKEASPTAGSSSILTFGASPLGTRRIASFDFNWYISVMDPRLMRSLLPFQRYIEQAFVYMEIDSSPASGAAVGGCQVAQGIRSQQQIAQAQYVYASDVYQEDPQAVSAIEGVISWMWACPPTPTPLPRDWYFHMQDEEKMERGSLQQQHNARRINTGVCLAPVWMCDNARMLYVHDSYSTTCIPCPQSSDWRYLDWCRVERCPKLCSVFATPQLSDGRTAFLCLSTFWASQLPMASYIWNWSTIYQPTGSSFEDLVFLHLDYCPRLKHVLPLSKHMDTLPSLETLEIVCCGDLKEIFPLDPNRQEKQETIEFPKLRRIHLYQLSNLQSICGSRMSAPNLETVRIRGCWGLRCLPAVSGSTTNRPKVDCEKDWWDNLEWEGLGAKHDPSLYEPSHSRYYKKAHLPRVTVLR, encoded by the exons ATGTCTAGACCGGAG GACATTGAGATCCAGGCAAAAAACATCGATGCGGCAGCAGCAGAGATAATTGGTGTTCTGGAGGATACAAGCAAAGGAAATGTGATCTACTTTGATGGGTGGCGTGGATTTGGAGCATCAGCGGCACTCAAGGTAGTTGCCCAACGCCTGAAGTCATCAAAATCAAAGTTTGACAAGGTTATCCATGTGGATTGCTCGGTGTGGAAAAGCATGAGGGCTCTGCAAAAGGCAGTAGCGGAGGAGCTGAAGCTTCCGCAGTGTGTGATGGCCAGCTTCGATCGGTGTGACGAGGAGGACGATTTCAATGGGATAGACGAATGCTCTAGAGGGGTCATAGAAGATATCAATAGGGAAATCTTCGAAAAGCTTTATTACAGTAGATTTGTGGTGATTTTTCACAACGGGAGTAGAACATACATTGATTTTTATGAGTGTGGCCTCCCAGTAATACCATTCTTGAGGAACAAAGTGCTGTGGACCTGGCGCGGGAGGTTTCGGCTCGGTCTCGTGCCAGTCATGATAGATCAGGAGGAACTAGCAAAGGCGAGCATGCAGACTAATGTTTTTTTGTATTCTTCTCGTGAACATGAGGAAGTAGTGCGTGAAGAGGCCGAGGAGGTTGCCAAGTGCACGAGGTTTGCTGAGCCTGGCTACCTGAACCACAAGGTAGTCAGCCAGTGCGTCATGTACGGATGGTTACTAAGAAGAATCACCTCTGCTATAGGTCTGGACTTGGACGCCCATGGACCAAACTATTGGGTCTGTGATGGGATTATACAGGGCCAAGGCAATACATCAGCATGGGAAATTGGCAATTCTCTGCAGAGGAACATGCCCTTAGATTGGATGAGGAAGAACCCTAAAGACACAATTTATTTGGCAGATTTGCTTAAGAGAAACAATGATCTTGATGATGGTCGCTGGGTTTACATCACACACAAAGAACCTGGATGGAGTGATACTGTGCTGGCTCCTGTGGTGACATCCTTCTTCTTGTATGCAGATGAATCACCAACAAATACAATACCAATGTTGCCAGTTAGCATGTTCCAACATTCACAAAGCAGCAAGCTGCGTGTGTTACATCTGTCTCATTGCACCTTCAGTTTTGCATCTCCTCCTTTCTTCAACTGTGTCCAACTAAGATTGCTGCATCTGGACCACTGCAGAAATAACATAGGCAAGGAAAAGCATCCAAGCCCTAATGAAAGCATATCATGTTTCCAGAAGCTATGGGTGCTGGATCTGAGGTATACAGAATGGTACTGGCTGCTATCTGAAAAGATGAAGACAGTGATGGTTGAACTCAGGGAGTTTAATGTGGAGGGAGTCAAGCATGGGAGCATTAGTGATTTGTGTGGCGGTAGACCTAGCCTTGTCATACTTCGAGTAACAGCAGATCCAGTACATACGGAGAACGAAGACACAAATAATCAAGCACAGTTCCCCAATATGTCCAGTACAAACAGTGTTACAATACCTAGCTACATCAACAACGTCCTGCCTCCGTGGCTCGAGTCATttagcttcatcaacaaagctgCAACTGATGCCAAGATATCTAGCATCTCCTTCCGGGGTTGTTCTCAGTTGAAGAATATACTTCTCAGAGGAAATTTGGGGAGCCTGGAGGAGCTGGACCTCTCGGGCACGTTAGTGAAAACCCTTGACCTCAGAGAAGTGGAATCTCTAAACCTCAAGTGTCTCATGTTGCTGGACTGCGAGAAGCTCCGTGCAATATTATGGCCACCAGAAGATAAAAGGAGATGGGTTTTGGAGAAGTTGCAGATCAACACCGTCCAATCTGCACCACCTAGCCAGAATAATTGGGAAGAGAAGATCAAGGAGGCTAGTCCTACTgcaggatcatcatctatccttaCATTTGGGGCTTCACCATTAGGCACCAGGCGAATTGCATCTTTTGACTTCAATTGGTACATATCTGTCATGGATCCAAGGCTCATGCGGTCGCTTCTGCCCTTTCAGCGATATATTGAGCAAGCCTTTGTGTACATGGAGATTGATTCATCTCCTGCCAGTGGAGCTGCTGTTGGTGGCTGTCAGGTTGCTCAAGGCATCAGGAGCCAGCAGCAGATTGCTCAAGCTCAATACGTATATGCAAGTGATGTCTATCAAGAGGACCCGCAAGCTGTCAGTGCTATCGAAGGTGTGATCAGCTGGATGTGGGCTTGCCCACCTACTCCTACTCCACTTCCTCGAGACTGGTACTTCCACATGCAAGACGAAGAGAAGATGGAAAGAGGATCTTTACAACAACAACACAACGCCCGAAGGATTAATACCGGTGTTTGTTTAGCCCCTGTTTGGATGTGTGATAATGCACGGATGCTGTATGTGCATGATAGCTATTCCACCACTTGCATTCCATGCCCACAAAGTTCAGACTGGAGGTATCTTGACTGGTGCCGAGTTGAGAGGTGCCCCAAGTTATGCTCTGTCTTTGCTACTCCCCAACTAAGTGATGGTCGGACCGCCTTTTTGTGCTTGTCTACGTTCTGGGCATCCCAGCTCCCTATGGCGTCCTACATCTGGAACTGGAGTACAATATACCAACCAACAGGAAGTTCCTTTGAAGACCTAGTATTCCTGCACCTAGACTATTGCCCCAGGCTCAAGCATGTGCTTCCCTTGTCTAAGCATATGGACACCCTGCCTAGCCTGGAGACGCTGGAGATCGTGTGCTGCGGTGATctgaaggaaatcttccctttggACCCTAATCGCCAAGAGAAGCAGGAAACTATAGAATTTCCCAAGCTAAGAAGGATCCACCTGTACCAGCTCTCCAACCTACAAAGCATCTGTGGGAGCAGGATGTCCGCGCCGAACCTTGAGACCGTCAGAATCCGGGGCTGTTGGGGCCTTCGATGCCTGCCGGCAGTCAGCGGCAGCACCACCAACCGGCCCAAGGTGGACTGCGAGAAGGACTGGTGGGACAACCTGGAGTGGGAAGGGCTGGGGGCGAAGCACGACCCTTCGCTCTATGAGCCGAGCCACTCGCGATACTACAAGAAGGCCCACCTGCCAAGGGTCACCGTTCTCAG GTAA